In Rhodococcus sp. OK302, one genomic interval encodes:
- a CDS encoding NADH:flavin oxidoreductase, which translates to MTNPLFQPLRIRSLELANRIVMSPMTRSRSTDGVPGQDVADYYSRRASGGTGLIVTEGVAIDHVTAVDHVNVPNLHTPEALAGWRKVVDDVHAAGGKIVPQLWHVGPLWGAMMQLDPELKPMRPSGEWGPLGVTSYTAEYVERAQAVTEAMTEQDIADVIAAYARSAVNALEVGFDGIALHGGHGYLLDSFLWEGTNKRDDAWGGDLERRTKFPVAVIAAIREAVGPDVPIIYRFSQHKQQDFTAKIAETPEELGVILGALVDAGVDVLDASIRRFDVPAFEGSELSLAGWAKKLTGAVTMAVGSVGLGKSLRDSRIEGSSPVVDNIPELEKRIGSGEFDLIAIGRLHLADPALATTLRAGDPLPAFDRAVHEGSLT; encoded by the coding sequence ATGACCAACCCCCTGTTCCAGCCGCTGCGTATCCGTTCGCTCGAGCTTGCCAACCGCATCGTCATGTCCCCCATGACCCGCTCACGTTCCACCGACGGAGTTCCCGGCCAGGACGTAGCCGACTACTACAGCCGACGCGCTTCGGGCGGCACCGGCCTCATCGTCACCGAGGGAGTGGCCATCGATCACGTCACCGCCGTCGATCACGTCAACGTTCCCAACCTGCACACCCCCGAGGCACTGGCGGGCTGGCGCAAGGTTGTCGACGACGTCCACGCAGCCGGCGGCAAGATCGTTCCGCAGCTCTGGCACGTCGGCCCGCTGTGGGGCGCGATGATGCAGCTCGATCCCGAGCTCAAGCCGATGCGTCCGTCCGGCGAGTGGGGCCCGCTGGGTGTCACTTCGTACACGGCCGAATATGTCGAGCGCGCCCAGGCCGTCACCGAAGCGATGACCGAGCAGGACATCGCGGATGTCATTGCCGCCTACGCTCGTTCTGCAGTCAATGCACTCGAGGTCGGTTTCGACGGTATCGCCCTGCACGGTGGCCACGGTTACCTGCTCGACTCCTTCCTGTGGGAAGGCACCAACAAGCGCGACGACGCCTGGGGCGGCGACCTCGAGCGTCGTACCAAGTTCCCCGTCGCTGTGATCGCTGCGATCCGCGAAGCCGTCGGCCCTGATGTGCCGATCATCTACCGTTTCTCGCAGCACAAGCAGCAGGACTTCACCGCCAAGATCGCCGAGACCCCGGAAGAGTTGGGTGTCATTCTGGGCGCCCTGGTCGACGCCGGAGTGGACGTTCTGGATGCCAGCATCCGCCGCTTCGACGTCCCCGCTTTCGAAGGCAGCGAACTCTCGCTGGCAGGCTGGGCCAAGAAGCTGACCGGCGCGGTCACGATGGCCGTCGGCAGCGTCGGTCTCGGAAAGTCTCTGCGCGACAGCCGCATCGAGGGCTCTTCTCCCGTCGTGGACAATATCCCCGAACTGGAGAAGCGCATCGGTTCCGGTGAGTTCGATCTGATTGCAATCGGCCGCCTGCACCTTGCGGATCCGGCGTTGGCCACCACCCTGCGTGCCGGTGACCCGCTTCCCGCATTCGACCGTGCGGTCCATGAGGGCAGCTTGACCTAG
- a CDS encoding ribonuclease H family protein, whose product MIIVSTDGSCLRNPGGAIGWAWVNHEGPTMSGGESSGTNQIAELRALFEAVVAHPGDEPLLIESDSQYAIKCASEWLPSWKRKGWKTASGGAVKNLELVQGIDRVITDRVGPVRFRWVRGHVGNHYNEVADKLAGEAARAIVSGDIASVPLAVPAAELSVKKEMTVVNPSYKEKSTTVIEPEDLFTLF is encoded by the coding sequence ATGATCATCGTGAGCACCGACGGATCCTGTCTACGAAACCCCGGTGGGGCTATCGGCTGGGCTTGGGTCAATCACGAGGGTCCCACCATGTCGGGTGGTGAATCATCCGGAACAAATCAGATCGCAGAATTGCGAGCTTTGTTCGAGGCTGTTGTCGCACACCCCGGCGACGAGCCCCTGCTCATCGAATCCGACTCGCAGTACGCCATCAAATGCGCCTCCGAGTGGCTGCCGAGTTGGAAGCGCAAGGGCTGGAAAACCGCAAGCGGCGGTGCCGTCAAGAACCTGGAACTCGTGCAGGGAATCGACCGGGTCATCACCGACCGCGTCGGCCCGGTGCGTTTTCGTTGGGTTCGCGGACACGTCGGCAACCACTACAACGAGGTAGCCGACAAATTGGCCGGCGAGGCCGCACGCGCCATTGTCTCCGGGGATATTGCGTCGGTGCCGCTTGCTGTCCCGGCTGCTGAACTTTCGGTGAAAAAGGAAATGACCGTCGTGAACCCCTCCTACAAGGAGAAGTCCACGACGGTCATCGAACCGGAAGATCTGTTCACACTCTTCTGA
- a CDS encoding DNA-3-methyladenine glycosylase family protein, whose product MTQSPVADEVTVTSARPLDAALTLGPHQRGPADPTHRRTADGAIWRTSRQPSGPVTYRITQSDRHTVRAQAWGLGATEFLGSVDALLGVDDNTDDFAPEHPKLVEAHRRFPHLRIGRTGRVLEALVPAILEQRVHGIDAFAAWRRLSTKFGERPPGPAPDGMRVPLTADQWRLMPSWEFHRANVDPARSRTIVQCARVANRLEEASTFTRAEATQRLRAVPGVGIWTAAEVAQRAFGDSDALSVGDYHLASVIGWSLLGEPIDDARMVEYLAPLQPHRYRAVRLLQASGQAVKPKFGPRTAIADHRWH is encoded by the coding sequence ATGACGCAGTCACCCGTCGCCGACGAAGTCACCGTAACTTCGGCGCGACCACTCGATGCAGCGCTGACGCTCGGTCCGCATCAGCGCGGACCCGCCGACCCCACCCACCGGCGCACTGCGGACGGCGCGATCTGGCGAACTTCCCGCCAACCTTCGGGCCCTGTGACCTATCGCATCACCCAATCCGACCGGCACACCGTCCGCGCTCAGGCCTGGGGCCTCGGCGCTACGGAATTCCTCGGGAGCGTCGACGCGCTTCTCGGTGTCGACGACAACACGGACGATTTTGCACCCGAGCATCCCAAGCTCGTCGAAGCTCACCGCCGCTTTCCGCATCTTCGGATCGGCCGCACCGGCCGCGTCCTGGAAGCTCTTGTGCCGGCGATCCTGGAGCAGCGTGTGCACGGCATCGACGCGTTCGCGGCGTGGCGCCGGTTGTCCACCAAATTCGGCGAACGTCCACCGGGTCCGGCCCCCGACGGAATGCGGGTGCCACTCACCGCGGATCAGTGGCGCTTGATGCCGTCGTGGGAGTTTCATCGCGCAAATGTGGATCCGGCACGATCCCGGACGATTGTTCAATGTGCTCGCGTCGCCAATCGTCTCGAAGAAGCATCGACATTCACGCGAGCGGAAGCAACACAGCGTTTGCGCGCCGTCCCCGGCGTCGGAATCTGGACTGCCGCCGAGGTCGCCCAACGCGCCTTCGGCGATTCCGACGCATTGTCGGTCGGTGACTACCATCTGGCGTCCGTCATCGGTTGGTCGTTGCTCGGTGAGCCGATCGACGACGCACGGATGGTGGAGTACCTCGCTCCCCTACAACCACACCGGTATCGGGCCGTCCGCCTCCTGCAAGCGAGTGGGCAAGCCGTCAAACCGAAATTCGGTCCCCGCACCGCAATCGCGGATCACCGTTGGCACTGA
- a CDS encoding ArsR/SmtB family transcription factor, translating to MSSSAEDSSGALNIEDVRRAQAALDGLDVITWANRFELLSDANRLRLLLCLHHAPGICVTDLSVALGMSGTAVSHALRLLRSQGWVTATRDGRSMRYQLAEDTVHQLLHSIGATHFGDTQFDDTGHSHR from the coding sequence ATGAGTTCAAGCGCAGAGGATTCCAGCGGAGCCCTGAACATCGAAGATGTTCGGCGCGCACAGGCTGCCCTCGACGGTTTGGACGTAATTACGTGGGCCAACCGCTTCGAATTGCTGTCCGACGCGAATCGACTTCGGCTTCTCCTCTGTTTGCATCACGCACCGGGGATCTGTGTCACGGACCTGTCCGTGGCACTGGGAATGAGCGGAACGGCTGTCTCGCACGCACTTCGGCTCTTACGTAGCCAAGGGTGGGTGACTGCGACGCGAGACGGCCGCTCCATGCGTTACCAACTGGCCGAAGACACCGTTCACCAGTTGCTTCACTCCATCGGCGCAACGCATTTCGGCGACACGCAGTTCGACGACACAGGTCACTCCCACCGCTGA
- a CDS encoding acetyl-CoA C-acetyltransferase, translating to MKRAALVAPVRTAVGRFGGGLRDVPAETLASAVIKEAVRRSGIDPARIDDVAMGQSYANSEAPCIGRWAALDAGLPISVAGFQTDRRCGTGLQAIVTAAMMVQTGAADVVVAGGVESMSGIEHYTTGARWGTKSGGLQLFDRLDRGRERSQPEWRFGKISGMIETAENVAQRCGISREQSDQFAVDSHRKAASARDSGRFEGEIVSVELTDRKGNVTAFRTDEGIRDDTSIEALSRLRAVTPGGVVTAGNASQQNDAASAMLVVAEDRLDELGLEPIGFLDSWAAAGCEPSLMGLGPVAAVSKLFARGGGSFSDFELVELNEAFACQVLGVVKEWGFEDLDRLNVNGSGISLGHPVGATGARMATTALHELSRRGGGKALLTMCIGGGQGLAAVVESA from the coding sequence ATGAAACGAGCAGCTCTGGTTGCGCCGGTCCGCACTGCGGTGGGTCGCTTCGGTGGTGGCCTGCGTGATGTGCCGGCGGAGACACTCGCGTCCGCCGTCATCAAGGAAGCTGTGCGACGGAGCGGGATCGACCCAGCGCGCATCGACGATGTTGCGATGGGCCAGTCGTACGCTAATTCCGAGGCGCCGTGCATCGGCCGGTGGGCTGCACTCGATGCCGGACTGCCGATTTCGGTGGCCGGATTCCAAACAGATCGCCGCTGCGGAACAGGGTTACAGGCCATCGTCACGGCCGCGATGATGGTGCAGACCGGTGCCGCCGACGTCGTTGTTGCCGGTGGTGTCGAGTCGATGAGCGGGATCGAGCACTACACGACGGGTGCGCGCTGGGGAACGAAATCCGGTGGGCTGCAACTGTTCGACCGACTCGATCGGGGTCGCGAGCGGTCTCAGCCCGAGTGGCGTTTCGGCAAGATCAGCGGGATGATCGAAACTGCCGAGAACGTCGCGCAGCGCTGCGGCATCAGTCGAGAGCAGTCCGATCAGTTTGCGGTCGACAGTCACCGAAAGGCAGCTTCGGCAAGGGATTCCGGACGGTTCGAGGGTGAGATCGTCTCGGTGGAACTGACCGATCGTAAGGGTAATGTCACGGCGTTTCGTACCGACGAGGGTATCCGCGACGATACGTCGATCGAGGCGCTCTCACGGTTGCGGGCCGTAACCCCGGGTGGTGTTGTCACCGCTGGAAATGCAAGTCAGCAAAACGATGCCGCGTCGGCGATGTTGGTGGTTGCCGAGGATCGCTTGGACGAGTTGGGTCTCGAACCGATCGGGTTTCTGGACAGCTGGGCTGCCGCGGGTTGTGAACCGTCGTTGATGGGCCTCGGCCCGGTCGCGGCGGTCTCGAAGCTCTTTGCTCGGGGTGGCGGTAGTTTCTCGGACTTCGAGTTGGTGGAGTTGAACGAGGCGTTTGCCTGCCAGGTTCTGGGTGTCGTGAAGGAATGGGGCTTCGAGGATCTGGATCGACTCAACGTCAACGGATCCGGAATTTCCCTCGGGCATCCCGTCGGCGCGACGGGTGCCAGAATGGCGACCACGGCCTTGCATGAACTCAGCCGTCGTGGCGGCGGAAAAGCGCTGCTGACGATGTGTATCGGTGGTGGGCAGGGCCTGGCCGCTGTGGTGGAGTCCGCCTGA
- a CDS encoding GntR family transcriptional regulator encodes MSGKERETEPAYQRLSRELRAQISAGTYRDGLQLPTESELAQQYGVSRQTVRRAFHDLVSEGIVYRVPGRGTFVSENSGRYLRHHGSIEDLMNLSRDTTMEVVSPLQRRMDIEAASRLRLDTDVVYTVVFRRFHEGVPFVQTTAHLPEAIARHIVDAPEMAAGAVSAYTVIGLLEPLLESPIIEAAQSITVAPATDSVARDVHCEPGHPMLRVDRLYSNAAGLANELSVSYFLPEQYTYRVTLRRGAH; translated from the coding sequence ATGAGCGGTAAGGAAAGAGAGACGGAGCCGGCGTACCAACGCCTCTCCCGTGAGCTTCGTGCGCAGATATCCGCTGGAACTTACCGCGACGGACTTCAATTGCCGACGGAATCCGAACTGGCACAGCAATATGGTGTGAGCAGGCAAACCGTGCGTCGCGCCTTCCACGACCTGGTTTCCGAAGGCATTGTGTACCGGGTTCCGGGGCGCGGAACGTTTGTCTCCGAGAACAGCGGCCGCTACCTGCGTCACCACGGATCCATCGAGGATCTCATGAACCTCTCGCGTGACACCACGATGGAAGTGGTGTCACCGTTGCAACGACGGATGGACATCGAGGCTGCCAGCAGGCTCCGTCTCGACACCGATGTGGTGTACACGGTGGTGTTCCGTAGATTCCACGAAGGTGTTCCGTTTGTGCAGACTACGGCGCATTTGCCTGAGGCGATTGCCCGTCACATCGTCGACGCGCCTGAGATGGCGGCTGGTGCCGTCAGTGCCTACACCGTGATCGGGCTGCTGGAACCTTTGCTGGAAAGTCCAATAATCGAAGCGGCGCAGTCGATTACAGTGGCACCTGCTACTGATTCGGTGGCGAGGGATGTGCATTGCGAGCCGGGGCATCCGATGTTGCGAGTAGACCGTCTCTATTCGAACGCTGCGGGCCTGGCCAACGAATTGTCGGTGAGCTACTTCTTGCCCGAGCAGTACACCTATCGTGTGACGCTACGTCGAGGCGCGCACTAG
- a CDS encoding acyl-CoA dehydrogenase family protein, with product MLKLNDEETFLIETVRTFIDREVKPSVQQVEHANEYPEKWIDQMKQIGIYGLAIPEEYGGSPVSMPCYAQVTQELSRGWMTLAGAMGGHTVVAKLITLYGTEEQKRKYLPRMATGEIRATMALTEPGGGSDLQAMTTNAKSDGTDLVINGAKTWITNARRSGVIALLCKTDPAASPRHAGISIVLVEQGDGLNVSRDLPKLGYKGVESCELSFDNYRISETAILGGTPGKGFGQMMKGLETGRIQVACRALGVATAALEDSLAYAQQRESFGKPIWKHQSIGNYLADMATKLTAARQLTWHAAQMYDSGERCDMEAGMAKLYASEVAMEIALSAVRIHGGYGYSTEYDVERYFRDAPLMIVGEGTNEIQRNVIVAQLVARGGL from the coding sequence ATGCTCAAGCTCAACGACGAAGAGACCTTCCTGATCGAGACTGTGCGGACTTTCATTGACCGCGAGGTCAAGCCGTCCGTGCAGCAGGTGGAACACGCAAACGAATATCCCGAAAAGTGGATCGACCAGATGAAGCAGATCGGGATCTACGGACTGGCGATCCCCGAGGAATACGGCGGATCTCCCGTGTCGATGCCGTGCTACGCGCAGGTGACCCAGGAACTGTCCCGGGGCTGGATGACCCTCGCCGGTGCCATGGGTGGGCATACGGTGGTTGCCAAGCTGATCACTCTCTACGGCACCGAAGAGCAGAAGCGGAAGTACCTCCCGCGGATGGCGACCGGCGAGATCCGGGCGACCATGGCGCTGACCGAGCCCGGTGGTGGCTCCGATCTGCAGGCCATGACTACCAACGCCAAGAGCGACGGCACCGACCTGGTCATCAACGGCGCCAAAACGTGGATCACCAATGCGCGTCGGTCCGGTGTGATCGCGCTGCTGTGCAAGACGGACCCCGCTGCCAGTCCGCGTCACGCCGGTATCTCCATCGTCCTGGTTGAGCAGGGCGATGGACTCAACGTTTCGCGTGACTTGCCGAAACTCGGGTACAAGGGCGTCGAGAGTTGCGAGTTGTCCTTCGACAACTACCGCATCTCTGAAACCGCGATCTTGGGTGGGACTCCGGGCAAGGGTTTCGGTCAGATGATGAAGGGGCTCGAAACCGGCCGCATCCAGGTGGCGTGCCGAGCGCTCGGCGTGGCCACCGCAGCACTCGAGGATTCACTTGCTTACGCCCAGCAGCGTGAGAGCTTCGGGAAGCCGATCTGGAAGCATCAGTCGATCGGAAACTACCTGGCGGACATGGCAACCAAGCTTACTGCTGCACGCCAGCTGACCTGGCATGCTGCGCAGATGTACGACAGCGGCGAGCGTTGCGATATGGAAGCGGGAATGGCCAAGCTGTATGCCTCCGAGGTTGCGATGGAAATTGCGTTGTCCGCGGTGCGTATTCACGGTGGCTACGGCTACTCGACGGAATACGACGTCGAACGGTACTTCCGCGACGCGCCACTCATGATCGTCGGCGAGGGCACCAACGAGATTCAGCGCAATGTGATCGTTGCGCAACTGGTCGCACGCGGCGGACTGTGA
- a CDS encoding HpcH/HpaI aldolase/citrate lyase family protein — protein sequence MDNNEYRPVRRRTSLVAPGSDERKARKALASTADEVILDLEDAVTSANKEIARNLVVQLVQEFGTTRTVSVRINGLTTPWARDDLTACGALGESLTSVIVPKVETPAELLEAESILGATGTSLQALIETPLGVQNVDTICAATPRLHAAVIGYADLGAALGRSRRALPEHWLAIQDRILIACRAAGIAAIDGPFLGIADNDDFRRSAAWTSALGFDGKWVIHPAQIDSATAAFTPSDDAVTDARRVLAALEEAENLGAGAAQLDGQMLDEAVAVAARRTLAKAEGISA from the coding sequence GTGGACAACAACGAATACCGACCTGTCCGGCGACGCACCTCCCTGGTCGCGCCCGGTTCCGACGAGCGCAAGGCACGCAAGGCTCTGGCGTCCACCGCCGACGAAGTGATCCTCGATCTCGAGGACGCCGTCACCTCCGCGAACAAAGAAATCGCACGAAATCTTGTCGTACAACTGGTGCAGGAATTCGGCACGACTCGCACCGTGTCGGTCCGAATCAACGGGCTGACAACACCGTGGGCGCGCGACGACCTCACAGCCTGCGGCGCGCTCGGAGAGTCCCTCACCAGCGTAATCGTCCCCAAAGTCGAGACGCCCGCAGAGCTTCTCGAGGCCGAGAGCATCCTCGGGGCCACCGGCACATCCCTTCAAGCTCTGATCGAGACACCCCTCGGAGTCCAGAATGTCGACACCATCTGCGCGGCAACGCCACGACTGCACGCCGCCGTCATCGGCTACGCGGATCTCGGTGCGGCACTGGGACGCTCACGTAGAGCCCTTCCGGAGCACTGGTTGGCGATTCAGGACAGGATCCTGATCGCGTGCCGCGCGGCCGGTATCGCTGCGATCGACGGCCCCTTCCTCGGCATCGCCGACAACGACGATTTCCGGCGCTCGGCGGCCTGGACAAGCGCACTGGGATTCGACGGAAAATGGGTCATACACCCCGCTCAGATCGATTCTGCTACTGCGGCATTCACTCCTTCCGATGACGCCGTCACTGACGCACGACGGGTCCTCGCTGCACTGGAGGAAGCAGAAAACTTGGGCGCCGGCGCAGCCCAACTCGACGGTCAGATGCTCGACGAAGCCGTCGCTGTCGCGGCACGCCGGACTCTCGCCAAAGCCGAAGGAATCAGCGCATGA
- a CDS encoding MaoC family dehydratase: MSENYVGGPYFDELSHGQIFDEAPAVTLTSGLAATHQAILGDRMRLSLDAHLSAAITGSTAPVANPGLVTDIAIGQSTVVTHHVKANLFYRGLRFHRFPVLGDTLYTRTEVVGLRENSSKPGRAPTGLAALRMTSADQNGNTVLDFYRCAMLPLSSSPNDSRVRHNDDLSAIGPAVVAPYVSPDGWNLDVYRNKVPGKHFEQELVGSIFRSSGDVVSSAPELARLSLNIAATHHDERAGAQGRLVYGGHTIGIALAQATRALPNMVTVLGWHSCDHTGPVHEGDTLTSELHVESSTPLEQGTALELRSLVFAHNASAADAPVLDWRFTALMA; this comes from the coding sequence ATGAGCGAAAACTATGTCGGCGGACCGTACTTCGACGAACTCAGTCACGGACAAATCTTCGACGAGGCACCCGCTGTCACGCTCACCAGCGGTCTCGCTGCCACTCACCAGGCCATCCTCGGCGACCGGATGCGACTCTCGCTGGATGCGCATCTCTCCGCTGCGATCACCGGATCCACTGCACCAGTCGCTAATCCAGGTCTGGTCACAGACATAGCGATCGGCCAGTCCACTGTGGTCACCCACCACGTGAAGGCCAACCTGTTCTACCGCGGACTGCGCTTTCATCGTTTTCCCGTCCTCGGCGATACCTTGTATACGCGCACCGAGGTTGTCGGACTCCGAGAGAACTCATCGAAGCCCGGCCGTGCGCCCACCGGTCTTGCAGCACTGCGCATGACGTCAGCCGATCAGAACGGCAACACCGTCCTCGACTTCTATCGCTGTGCGATGCTGCCGCTCAGCAGTAGCCCCAACGACTCGCGAGTTCGACACAACGATGATCTCTCCGCCATCGGGCCCGCTGTTGTCGCTCCGTACGTCTCACCAGACGGATGGAATCTCGATGTCTACCGAAACAAGGTTCCCGGCAAGCACTTCGAGCAAGAACTTGTCGGTTCCATCTTCCGAAGCAGCGGCGACGTTGTCTCCAGCGCACCCGAACTCGCACGCCTGAGCCTCAATATCGCGGCGACACATCATGACGAACGCGCCGGCGCGCAAGGCCGCCTCGTCTACGGTGGTCACACCATCGGAATTGCGCTGGCTCAAGCCACACGCGCTCTACCCAACATGGTGACCGTTCTCGGATGGCATTCCTGCGATCACACCGGACCGGTCCACGAAGGCGACACGCTCACGAGCGAACTGCACGTCGAAAGCTCGACGCCACTGGAGCAAGGTACTGCGCTCGAATTGCGTTCGCTTGTATTCGCCCACAATGCTTCTGCCGCGGATGCCCCCGTCCTGGACTGGCGTTTCACAGCGCTGATGGCATGA
- a CDS encoding CoA transferase — protein sequence MTQPAAPLSGLRIIEVSSFVAAPLCGLTLSQLGAEVIRIDPIGGASDYHRWPVTDQGESIYWTGLNKGKKSLAVNMRSDEGQALVQQLVTAPGVGNGILVTNAGGRGWMSHDALSALRHDVITLEILGRRDGSPGVDYTVNAALGFPMMTGPADYAGVVNHVLPAWDMACGLYAALAITAAVRKRDSTGTGSQITLPLEDVALATAGTLGYLTEVQINGQCREYGGNAVYGTYGIDFVTSDNERFMLVALTTRHFRDLTAVTGTAVAVDAVESALGADFSTEADRYRHREVLTALFSRWFREHSGSEVIAALDKTSVLFERYRSFADVVKSGELENNPMFSPLEQPRIGSYLAAANPASFNGSHFATGPASEVGEDSTSILADILGTTGEQTAELVAQGIIGVPSQ from the coding sequence ATGACCCAACCCGCAGCCCCGTTGTCCGGCCTTCGCATCATCGAGGTCTCCAGCTTTGTCGCCGCTCCACTGTGTGGACTCACGCTCTCCCAATTGGGCGCCGAGGTAATCCGGATCGACCCGATCGGCGGCGCTTCTGATTACCACCGCTGGCCCGTCACCGATCAGGGCGAGAGTATCTACTGGACCGGACTCAACAAGGGCAAGAAATCTCTTGCAGTAAACATGCGATCCGACGAGGGCCAGGCCTTGGTGCAACAACTCGTCACCGCGCCGGGCGTGGGCAACGGCATCTTGGTGACCAATGCGGGCGGGCGCGGATGGATGAGCCACGACGCCCTCTCAGCACTGCGACACGATGTCATCACCCTCGAAATTCTCGGCCGCCGCGACGGCAGTCCCGGAGTCGACTACACCGTCAATGCCGCGTTGGGATTTCCGATGATGACCGGGCCCGCTGACTATGCCGGCGTCGTCAATCACGTACTACCGGCTTGGGATATGGCCTGCGGACTGTATGCGGCACTTGCCATCACGGCCGCGGTACGCAAGCGTGATTCAACTGGAACCGGGTCGCAGATCACGCTTCCGCTCGAAGACGTCGCCCTGGCTACCGCCGGCACTCTCGGATACCTCACCGAAGTCCAGATCAATGGACAGTGTCGTGAATACGGTGGCAACGCCGTCTACGGCACGTACGGAATCGACTTTGTCACCAGCGACAACGAACGCTTCATGCTCGTCGCTCTCACCACCCGACATTTTCGCGACCTCACTGCGGTTACCGGCACAGCGGTCGCCGTGGATGCCGTCGAATCTGCGTTGGGTGCAGATTTCAGTACGGAAGCAGACCGGTACCGGCACCGCGAAGTTCTCACTGCCCTGTTCTCACGATGGTTCCGTGAGCATTCGGGATCCGAAGTTATTGCAGCACTGGATAAGACATCGGTCCTGTTTGAGCGCTACCGAAGTTTCGCAGACGTCGTAAAATCCGGTGAACTCGAGAACAACCCGATGTTCTCGCCTCTCGAGCAGCCTCGAATCGGCTCCTACCTCGCTGCCGCCAATCCCGCGTCGTTCAACGGTTCCCACTTCGCCACCGGGCCGGCCTCGGAAGTCGGGGAAGATTCGACGTCGATTCTGGCGGACATCCTCGGCACCACCGGCGAACAGACAGCCGAATTGGTTGCTCAGGGCATCATCGGAGTTCCATCGCAGTAG
- a CDS encoding acyl-CoA dehydrogenase family protein yields the protein MQRTVFNEDHEAFRATIRDFIAKEVVPVHEEWEEDGHPPRDFYRRLGELGVLGIQVPEEYGGGGEKSLKFNVVVAEEVAAAGASFGSQSVHTNLILPYLVEYANDDQKARWLPGFASGDLMFAIAMTEPGTGSDLANIATTAKLSEDGTHYVVNGAKTFITGGVLADRVLVVCRTSASTAENRRSGLSILVVDTSSPGFSVGRKINKIGLKTSDTAELSFVDVHVPVEDRLGEEGYGFSYLTHNLAQERLTIAYGAAATANAALRFAIDYVKERKVFGKPVAAFQNTKFVLAECATEVDAIQLMVDNALECHDRGTLTIPDAAKAKLFCTEAAGRVIDKCLQLHGGYGYITEYPIARLYADTRVTRIYGGTSEVMKTIIAKDLGL from the coding sequence ATGCAGCGCACCGTGTTCAACGAAGACCACGAGGCATTTCGGGCAACCATTCGAGATTTCATCGCGAAGGAAGTTGTACCGGTCCACGAGGAGTGGGAAGAAGACGGGCATCCTCCGCGCGACTTCTATCGTCGACTGGGCGAGTTGGGCGTACTCGGGATTCAGGTGCCGGAAGAATACGGCGGCGGCGGCGAGAAGTCACTCAAATTCAACGTCGTAGTTGCCGAAGAGGTGGCTGCCGCCGGGGCGTCATTCGGATCGCAGTCGGTGCATACCAATCTGATCTTGCCGTATCTCGTCGAGTATGCGAACGACGACCAGAAGGCGCGTTGGCTCCCCGGCTTCGCTTCAGGCGACCTGATGTTTGCCATCGCGATGACCGAACCTGGTACCGGATCGGATCTCGCAAACATTGCGACCACCGCCAAGCTGTCCGAAGACGGCACGCATTACGTGGTCAATGGAGCCAAGACGTTCATCACCGGTGGTGTTCTTGCCGATCGTGTCCTCGTGGTGTGCCGGACCTCGGCCAGCACTGCGGAGAACCGTCGCAGTGGATTGTCGATACTAGTGGTCGATACGTCCTCACCCGGATTCTCTGTTGGTCGCAAGATCAACAAGATTGGCCTGAAAACCTCGGATACCGCGGAACTTTCGTTTGTAGACGTTCACGTTCCGGTGGAAGATCGGCTGGGTGAGGAGGGTTACGGATTCTCCTACTTGACCCACAACCTGGCTCAAGAACGATTGACCATCGCATACGGTGCTGCCGCGACAGCCAATGCTGCGCTTCGCTTCGCGATCGACTACGTCAAGGAACGCAAGGTTTTCGGCAAGCCCGTCGCGGCGTTCCAGAACACCAAATTTGTTCTGGCGGAATGTGCTACCGAGGTCGACGCCATTCAGTTGATGGTGGACAACGCCCTGGAATGCCACGATCGTGGCACGCTGACAATTCCGGACGCTGCCAAAGCGAAGCTGTTCTGCACCGAGGCGGCGGGGAGAGTCATCGACAAGTGCCTTCAGTTGCATGGCGGGTACGGGTACATCACCGAGTATCCCATCGCGCGCCTGTACGCCGATACACGCGTAACTCGAATTTATGGTGGCACAAGTGAAGTCATGAAGACCATCATTGCGAAGGATCTCGGCCTCTGA